The genome window GGCGTTATCCGAGGTGACGCCGCTGGCGTTCATGGGGATGGCGTCCGCCAGCAGAAACTGCTTGATGGTCTGCGCGATGGCGCGGTCGGATTTTTCCGCCTCGTTCGCCTTGTATTCGCGGGCGTCGAGCTTATCCACCCGCTGTATCACGGTATTGTTCGCCATGGGAGATGAAGGCGCGATATTGGAGAGGAGATTCGCGTCCAGGGCGAAGTAACCCGCGAGGCCTTCCTTCGTCTCCTGCGGGGCCATGTTCAGGATCCACATCAGGAGGAAGAAGGCCATCATGGCGGTCATAAAGTCGGCATACGCCACTTTCCATGATCCACTCATACACCTTTCCTTATCAGGTAGTGGTTCAGTTTGCCCTCAGACAAGGAAGGCGAACTCCGGGCGGAGCGAAGTGTATCTGGACATACATGAGCTTCGCACGGGGTGAGCCTGACGCAGTATCAGGGCAAAATGAGCCGCTACTCCTTATCAGCCGCCCTTGCAGGCTTGCTCCATCTCCTGGAACGTGGGGCGGAACGCGCGCGGGATGGCCCGGCGGCCGTACTCGAGAGCGATGATCGGGCTGGAGCCGCGCACGGCGGCGGCCACGGCTTCCTGGATGACCCGGAAGAAAAAGGACCGTTCCTCGGCGAGCGTAATCATTTTGCCGGCGATCGGCCCGAACACGCCGTAGCAGAGAAGAATACCGACGAAGGTGCCCACGAGGGCCGCGCCGATGGAATGGCCGAGGACTTCGGCGCCCTCGTTGATTTTGGACATGGTGAGCACGACGCCGAGCACCGCGGCCACGATGCCCATGCCGGGGAGAGATTCCGCCATGCGTTCGAAGGCGTGGGCGGGGGTCATTTCTTCGTTGTGCATGGATTCGATATCCACGGACATGAGTTTTTCCAGTTCCCCGGCGCTGCCGGTCGTCAGGTAGACCCGGAGCGTATCGCCGATGAAATAGCAGGCCGCTTTGTCCTTGGCTATTTTGGGATAGCGCTGGAACAAAGAGCTTGATTCGGGCTGCTCGATGTCTTTTTCGATGCTGATGACGCCTTCCCGGTGCATTTTGGAAAAAAGCCCGAACAGGACGGAAAGCAGTTCGAGGTATTCCGCTTTCCCGGCGGAATGGCCCGCAAAGGCATGAACCACGCCTTTTATCGCCCCTTTGAGCGTAAAGCCGGTACACCCGGCGACGAACGCGCCTATGCCCGCGCCCGCGATGATGATTATCTCCGAAACGTGAACGAGCATCATGACGTTGCCGCCCGACATCATGAAGCCGCCAAGCACGGAGCCGAATACGATAATGTACCCTATGATAATCAGCATGGATTCTCCGCAGAGGACAATGTCCGTAACCACAAAGCCGCTGTGCGCCGCAATGAGTATCAGACCGCACAGCTATTGTTTATCGTTATCTTTTTTTCTCAGACTTGGAAAGTGTAACCCGCAGGGTATCCGTAATACTTGTAACGTCAAGCCCGTATTTTTGTCTCAAGAGAGCGGCGGCGCCGTGTTCGATAAAAATATCAGGCAAGCCGATACGGTGGACCGCAAGGCCCGGCAGCGCCCCGGCATCGGCCAGGCATTCAAGGACGCCGGAGCCGAAGCCGCCCATTAGGGCGCCTTCTTCCGCGAGAATCAGGGTTTTATACGAAGCGGCGAGCGCGAGCAACTCTTCCTTCGGCAACGGTTTTGCCCACCGCGCGTTGTAGACGTCAACGGGGATGCCGGTTTCCGCCGTGT of uncultured delta proteobacterium contains these proteins:
- a CDS encoding Chemotaxis protein MotA, with the protein product MLIIIGYIIVFGSVLGGFMMSGGNVMMLVHVSEIIIIAGAGIGAFVAGCTGFTLKGAIKGVVHAFAGHSAGKAEYLELLSVLFGLFSKMHREGVISIEKDIEQPESSSLFQRYPKIAKDKAACYFIGDTLRVYLTTGSAGELEKLMSVDIESMHNEEMTPAHAFERMAESLPGMGIVAAVLGVVLTMSKINEGAEVLGHSIGAALVGTFVGILLCYGVFGPIAGKMITLAEERSFFFRVIQEAVAAAVRGSSPIIALEYGRRAIPRAFRPTFQEMEQACKGG